The sequence GCACGCCGTTCACCGTGATCGGCGTCATGCGCAAGAAGATCCAGAACTCGTCGTACTCGCAGCGCGACAAGGACCGCATCTTCATTCCCGCAACAACGTTCCGCTCCGTGTTCGGCGAGCGGCACGTGTCGCAGGTGCTCTTCCGCGTGAAGGACGCAGCGCAGGGCGAGCGCATCAAGCAGGAGGTGTACGGGATCCTGGGGCGGCGCTACACCTTCGACGCCACCGACCACGACGCCATCCGCATGTGGGACACGAACGAGCAGATGAAGTTCTTCAACGCCCTCTTCCTGGGGTTCAACCTCTTCCTGGGCGTGGTGGGCAGCTTCACCCTGGTGGTGGGCGGGATCGGCGTGGCGAACATCATGTACGTGGTGGTGCGCGAGCGGACCAAGGAGATCGGGGTGCGGCGGGCGCTGGGGGCCACGCGCCGCAGCATCCTCACGCAGATCCTGCTGGAGACGTTCGTTATCGTTGCCGTGGGGGCGGTGCTTGGCGTGCTCGTGTCGTTCGGGCTGGTGGCCGCCGCCTCGCTCATCCCCATGCAGGACCAGGTGGGGACGCCCACGATCTCGCCGCTGGTGATGATCGCCACGCTGGCGCTGCTGGGGCTGATCGCGTTCCTGTCCGGCCTCTTCCCCGCGCGCCGGGCTGCCAACCTGGACCCGGTGGAGTGTCTCCGGTACACCGGCTGATCGTCGGCCGATGACGTAGCGGCGTTGGGGATCACGGCTCGCCGGACGGGCCGCTCCGGAGCCCGGTGGCGATACAGCCTGCCACCGGTCTCCT comes from Longimicrobiaceae bacterium and encodes:
- a CDS encoding ABC transporter permease, coding for MRAADLFGPFLDTLRTQRLRTALTVLGITWGTTAVVVLLAFGVGLAAQMKKNAKGIGDGVVILFGGTTTKTFKGFPEGRRIRLTADDADAVRREVRGLDVVTPEYGRWDTPVRNGTHVGSPLVSGVEPVFSDLRNVIPETGGRFIDGPDLEGRRRVAVLGDELKTLLFGDAPAVGRQVLVGGTPFTVIGVMRKKIQNSSYSQRDKDRIFIPATTFRSVFGERHVSQVLFRVKDAAQGERIKQEVYGILGRRYTFDATDHDAIRMWDTNEQMKFFNALFLGFNLFLGVVGSFTLVVGGIGVANIMYVVVRERTKEIGVRRALGATRRSILTQILLETFVIVAVGAVLGVLVSFGLVAAASLIPMQDQVGTPTISPLVMIATLALLGLIAFLSGLFPARRAANLDPVECLRYTG